In the genome of Halapricum salinum, one region contains:
- a CDS encoding HTH domain-containing protein: MGAPGRDVEYTMADVTKVFENRDDYAEPLTASEIAEEVGCSRRTALNKLTELAEKTDVTSKKVGGRSRVWWIPVRIER; the protein is encoded by the coding sequence ATGGGAGCGCCAGGACGCGACGTCGAGTACACGATGGCCGACGTGACCAAAGTCTTCGAGAACCGCGACGACTACGCCGAGCCGCTGACCGCCAGCGAGATCGCCGAGGAGGTCGGCTGCTCGCGCCGGACGGCATTGAACAAGCTCACAGAGCTAGCCGAGAAGACTGACGTGACGAGCAAGAAAGTCGGGGGCCGCAGCCGCGTGTGGTGGATCCCGGTCCGAATCGAACGATGA
- a CDS encoding energy-coupling factor ABC transporter permease, which yields MAHIHLGEGSFPLVALVFWTLLGVGLISAVVYRIRKGGIETHQIALAGIGAAASFAIFQLNIPVWGGIHMNLTGLVGILAGPLLGALIALVVNIFSAALGHGAVGLLGANTLVNASEAIVAYYAFKTLLGMDWDVFPASAGAATLGLSAGAFLMGAIIVVSGVNGSALPRGDLAIAVGGLVGLNLGVAVVEGILTGFVLQFLASVRPDLVGLADRDTREGPTGVTA from the coding sequence ATGGCACACATTCACCTCGGCGAGGGGTCGTTTCCGTTGGTAGCATTGGTGTTCTGGACGCTGTTGGGCGTCGGTTTGATCAGCGCAGTCGTCTATCGCATCCGGAAGGGTGGCATCGAGACACACCAGATCGCGCTCGCGGGCATCGGCGCGGCCGCGAGCTTCGCGATCTTCCAGTTGAACATCCCCGTCTGGGGCGGCATTCACATGAACCTCACCGGGCTGGTGGGGATTCTCGCTGGGCCGCTGCTGGGCGCGCTCATCGCGCTGGTCGTCAACATCTTCTCGGCGGCGCTGGGCCACGGTGCGGTCGGCCTGCTCGGTGCGAACACGCTGGTCAACGCCAGCGAGGCGATCGTGGCCTACTACGCGTTCAAGACGTTGCTGGGGATGGACTGGGACGTCTTCCCGGCCAGTGCGGGCGCCGCGACGCTCGGGCTCTCCGCGGGCGCGTTCCTGATGGGTGCGATCATCGTCGTCAGCGGCGTCAACGGGAGCGCGCTGCCCCGCGGTGACCTGGCGATCGCCGTCGGCGGTCTCGTCGGACTGAACCTCGGCGTCGCCGTCGTCGAGGGGATCCTGACTGGTTTCGTCCTCCAGTTCCTGGCTTCGGTCCGACCCGACCTCGTCGGGCTCGCCGACCGCGACACCCGGGAGGGGCCGACGGGGGTGACCGCCTGA
- the cbiQ gene encoding cobalt ECF transporter T component CbiQ: MTTLSNHVPDPRLLTAFAERRDGPLHRVNPWTKVGLVGALVLAVTVLQSLVLLAGLYAAVLVVYGLAGLPYRRLAGWYTLPALFIVSVAGPLAFLEPGTPILGALSTPIGELSVTWAGLVLFGELTCRSLTVVTFTLTASMTTKYTAVAYMLGRLLPSPIDQVALLTYRFTFVMIETLEDLVKAALSRGANFSEFWSNKRLYARILGMTLLTAIEQSERLVKSMEARGYDGDITVYGDVSRPPIHELFVVAGSYVAVIGYAAVAVYGVGL; the protein is encoded by the coding sequence GTGACGACGCTCTCGAATCACGTCCCCGACCCGCGGTTGCTCACGGCGTTCGCCGAGCGACGGGACGGCCCGCTGCACCGCGTCAACCCCTGGACGAAGGTCGGACTCGTCGGTGCGCTCGTGCTCGCGGTCACCGTACTGCAGAGTCTCGTGTTGCTGGCCGGACTGTACGCTGCCGTGCTGGTCGTCTACGGACTCGCGGGGCTGCCCTACCGACGGCTGGCCGGGTGGTACACGCTGCCGGCATTATTCATCGTCTCGGTCGCCGGGCCGCTGGCGTTTCTCGAACCAGGGACGCCGATCCTCGGAGCACTCTCGACACCGATCGGTGAGCTCTCGGTTACCTGGGCCGGGCTGGTGCTCTTCGGCGAACTCACGTGTCGATCACTCACGGTCGTCACGTTCACGCTGACGGCGTCGATGACGACGAAATACACGGCCGTCGCGTACATGCTCGGGCGGTTGCTGCCCAGCCCGATCGATCAGGTCGCGTTGCTCACCTACCGGTTCACCTTCGTCATGATCGAGACGCTGGAGGACCTGGTGAAAGCCGCGCTCTCACGCGGCGCGAACTTTTCGGAGTTCTGGTCGAACAAACGGCTGTACGCCCGGATTCTCGGGATGACTTTGCTGACGGCGATCGAGCAGTCCGAACGGCTCGTCAAATCGATGGAAGCCCGCGGCTACGACGGCGATATCACGGTGTACGGCGACGTCTCGCGGCCACCGATCCACGAACTGTTCGTCGTCGCCGGCTCGTACGTCGCCGTGATCGGCTACGCGGCGGTCGCGGTCTACGGGGTGGGGCTGTGA
- a CDS encoding ArsR/SmtB family transcription factor: MSDRTAVYTIDPETAQLLGSEIRAVILDELAEGDRSITQLNELLDERGFELAETSVRHHVGVLEDAGMLEVARREDVNGGTRKFYRATVRAYAFDASDAERRLHAMQGLVRAELLSLCSRLGATHREDFTAAAGSLEPQDCYENGDQGAYVFRELVERALADLETSGTLDERLPPIS; the protein is encoded by the coding sequence ATGAGCGATCGGACTGCGGTCTACACGATCGACCCCGAGACAGCCCAGCTGCTGGGCAGCGAGATCCGCGCGGTGATCCTCGACGAACTGGCCGAGGGCGACCGCTCGATCACGCAGTTGAACGAGCTGCTGGACGAGCGCGGATTCGAGTTAGCCGAAACCTCCGTCCGTCACCACGTCGGCGTCCTCGAAGACGCCGGCATGCTCGAGGTCGCCCGCCGAGAGGACGTCAACGGCGGGACCCGGAAGTTCTACCGGGCGACTGTCCGAGCCTACGCCTTCGACGCGAGCGACGCCGAGAGGCGCCTGCACGCCATGCAGGGGCTGGTCCGGGCGGAACTGCTCTCGCTGTGCTCGCGCCTCGGTGCGACCCACCGCGAGGACTTCACCGCTGCGGCCGGGAGTCTCGAACCACAGGACTGCTACGAGAACGGCGATCAGGGCGCGTACGTCTTCCGAGAGCTGGTCGAGCGAGCGCTCGCCGACCTCGAAACGAGCGGGACGCTCGACGAACGATTGCCGCCGATCTCCTGA
- the gap gene encoding type I glyceraldehyde-3-phosphate dehydrogenase, giving the protein MSASDPVRIGINGFGRIGRCAFRSALNNDDVEIVGINDVMDFEQMEYLAKYDSNLGNLPYDVSLDGDTLQVGDNAVSLHNIQSPEELPWDDLDVDVAIESTGIFRTKDDASAHLDAGADKTLISAPPKGDKPVPQFVFGVNEDEYDGEDIVSGASCTTNSVSLPMYVLLEEFGVEAAEMTTIHAYTGSQSIVDGPKSKTRRGRAAAENIVPTTTGASTATTDILPELKGKFEAMAVRVPTPTGSITEIVVDLDGNPSVDEINAAFEEYATGELEGSMGATWDEVVSRDIVGWEYGSCVDLDQTSTTEGGDLAKIFAWYDNEMGYTSQMMRLAEYIA; this is encoded by the coding sequence ATGAGTGCAAGCGACCCGGTCCGCATCGGGATCAACGGCTTTGGGCGTATTGGCCGCTGTGCCTTCCGTTCGGCGCTGAACAACGACGACGTCGAGATCGTGGGGATCAACGACGTCATGGACTTCGAGCAGATGGAGTATCTGGCGAAGTACGACAGCAACCTCGGCAATCTGCCGTACGACGTCTCCCTGGACGGAGACACCCTGCAGGTCGGTGACAACGCGGTGTCGCTGCACAACATCCAGAGTCCCGAGGAGCTGCCGTGGGACGACCTGGACGTCGACGTCGCCATCGAGTCGACCGGTATCTTCCGGACGAAAGACGACGCGTCGGCACACCTCGACGCCGGTGCGGACAAGACGCTGATCTCCGCGCCGCCGAAGGGTGACAAGCCCGTGCCGCAGTTCGTCTTCGGCGTCAACGAGGACGAGTACGACGGCGAGGACATCGTCTCCGGTGCCTCCTGTACGACCAACAGCGTCTCGCTGCCGATGTACGTCCTGCTGGAGGAGTTCGGCGTCGAGGCAGCCGAAATGACGACCATCCACGCCTACACCGGCTCCCAGAGCATCGTCGACGGACCCAAGTCCAAGACCCGCCGCGGCCGCGCGGCCGCCGAGAACATCGTCCCGACGACGACCGGCGCGTCGACGGCGACGACGGACATCCTGCCCGAACTGAAAGGCAAGTTCGAGGCGATGGCCGTCCGCGTCCCGACCCCGACCGGCTCGATCACCGAGATCGTCGTCGATCTGGACGGCAACCCGAGCGTCGACGAGATCAACGCCGCCTTCGAGGAGTACGCCACCGGCGAACTCGAAGGCTCGATGGGTGCGACCTGGGACGAGGTCGTCTCGCGAGACATCGTCGGCTGGGAGTACGGCTCCTGTGTCGACCTCGACCAGACCTCGACCACGGAAGGCGGCGACCTCGCGAAGATCTTCGCCTGGTACGACAACGAGATGGGCTACACCAGCCAGATGATGCGACTCGCCGAGTACATCGCGTAA
- a CDS encoding serine/threonine-protein kinase RIO2, with protein MVQNVAPVIAELEPEDFHLLSGIEQGMRFSEWVQREKVPEFSGLTDEDVTYRLDRCMDRELIERKTIQYEGYTLTFEGYDALALHTFAERETISGVGAPLGVGKESDVYEVQSYRPLALKYHREGYTNFREVMKEREYTADREHVSWQYTARKAAEREYDALETLYPDVRVPQPIDHNRHAIVMERMDGVELSKAGLDPGQAVGILNLILEEIQTAYHEGYVHADISEYNVFVDSEGITIFDWPQAVPTDHENSDELLARDVENIVGYFRRKHPQKLAKSIDIDSLSRSLREDSFESVRAFEA; from the coding sequence ATGGTCCAGAACGTCGCTCCAGTGATAGCGGAGCTCGAACCCGAGGATTTCCATCTGCTCTCGGGGATCGAGCAAGGGATGCGCTTCTCGGAGTGGGTCCAGCGCGAGAAGGTACCCGAGTTCTCGGGACTCACAGACGAAGATGTCACCTATCGGCTCGATCGCTGCATGGATCGCGAGCTGATCGAACGCAAGACCATCCAGTACGAGGGCTACACCCTGACCTTCGAGGGGTACGACGCGCTCGCGTTGCACACCTTCGCCGAGCGCGAGACGATCAGCGGCGTGGGCGCACCCCTGGGCGTCGGCAAGGAGAGCGACGTCTACGAAGTGCAGTCCTATCGCCCGCTCGCGCTGAAGTACCACCGCGAGGGCTACACCAACTTCCGGGAAGTGATGAAAGAACGCGAATACACCGCCGACCGCGAGCACGTCTCCTGGCAGTACACCGCTCGCAAGGCCGCCGAACGCGAATACGACGCCCTCGAAACTCTCTACCCGGACGTCCGCGTCCCCCAGCCGATCGATCACAACCGCCACGCCATCGTCATGGAGCGCATGGACGGCGTCGAACTCTCGAAGGCGGGTCTCGACCCCGGACAGGCAGTCGGAATCCTGAACCTGATCCTCGAAGAGATCCAGACCGCCTACCACGAAGGGTACGTCCACGCCGACATCAGCGAGTACAACGTCTTCGTCGACAGCGAGGGAATCACAATCTTCGACTGGCCCCAAGCTGTGCCGACTGACCACGAGAACAGCGACGAACTGCTCGCTCGCGACGTCGAAAACATCGTCGGGTACTTCCGGCGAAAACACCCCCAGAAACTAGCCAAATCCATCGATATCGATAGTTTGAGTCGATCTCTTCGTGAGGATTCGTTCGAGTCCGTGCGTGCGTTCGAGGCCTAG
- a CDS encoding sugar kinase yields MADLVTVGDTSLRLSPEGNERLETATDVRMRTTGTASNVAVAAGRMGTDALWLSKLPDSALGRRVLAELHEHGIETDVASSEGGRQGLTFYESAPQPRETVEIDDRIESTAGTMTPGELAMDEVQDAASVFAAGSTMALSSTAAETVQAILRAGGSGSDFAAFDLDYRPSMWSAEKARATVTNVFDAVEVLFASEDDVRAVLDRNGQPREMAHTIAAEWDFHMVVITRSEYGALAYHDGVIHDSDAIETEAVDETGQHEAFIGAFLARLLEGADTDDALDAGVAMAALTRTIPGPLTTVGRAEVDALLADGDQTTF; encoded by the coding sequence ATGGCAGATCTGGTCACTGTTGGGGACACGTCACTGCGGCTGTCGCCGGAGGGGAACGAACGTCTGGAGACCGCGACCGACGTACGGATGCGGACGACCGGGACTGCGAGCAACGTCGCCGTCGCGGCCGGGCGCATGGGGACCGACGCGCTCTGGCTGTCGAAGCTCCCGGATTCGGCGCTCGGCCGCCGCGTCCTCGCGGAGTTGCACGAACACGGGATCGAGACCGACGTCGCGTCGAGCGAGGGCGGGAGGCAGGGACTGACGTTCTACGAGTCGGCTCCCCAGCCACGCGAGACGGTCGAGATCGACGACCGGATCGAGTCGACGGCTGGCACGATGACGCCCGGCGAACTCGCGATGGACGAGGTCCAGGACGCCGCGAGCGTCTTCGCCGCCGGGAGCACGATGGCGCTGTCCTCGACGGCCGCCGAGACCGTCCAGGCGATCCTGCGGGCCGGCGGTAGCGGGAGTGACTTCGCGGCGTTCGACCTCGACTATCGACCGTCGATGTGGTCGGCCGAGAAGGCGCGCGCGACCGTGACGAACGTCTTCGACGCCGTCGAGGTGCTGTTCGCCTCCGAGGATGATGTCCGGGCAGTTCTCGATCGGAACGGCCAGCCCCGGGAGATGGCCCACACGATCGCCGCCGAGTGGGACTTCCACATGGTCGTCATCACCCGCAGCGAGTACGGTGCGCTGGCCTATCACGACGGCGTGATCCACGACAGTGACGCCATCGAAACCGAGGCCGTCGACGAGACGGGCCAGCACGAAGCGTTCATCGGGGCGTTTCTCGCTCGCCTGCTGGAAGGGGCCGACACCGACGACGCCCTCGACGCCGGGGTCGCGATGGCCGCGCTCACGCGGACGATTCCGGGGCCGCTGACGACCGTCGGACGCGCGGAAGTCGACGCGCTGCTCGCCGATGGCGACCAGACGACGTTCTGA
- a CDS encoding PGF-CTERM sorting domain-containing protein, with product MDTKPARASVLALLLIASVAVGGIGTATADTAVKVTVVTQGGNPVSGATLNATWDGGSTTATTVSNGQTFIDVPEDKEVAIEVQSDSYVRNDPYVIENPGDVGDDGVEIGVYEDALATITVENTQGNAVPNAEVTLVKNDFAVIDGKTDQNGQIESDYIEVGTDEPYELTVEKRGYLSNTTTLQVQGHVRPTVTLQRGQVQASITVVDPYFDPPRPIENVTVQVGSVATSQTLSNGAQTFQVPVNSEPTVALSKPGYASSEAALVVEESSVDETFYISRAPNLTVDRSADQVVVGENVELNVTDEYDDPVPNATVTLDGTEVGTTNVRGLVTVPVESAGELTYTVTAKGTSESVTVVGFDPDATDTPSPTTEQPTTETTEADDTGSAFGPGFGVVAALVGLLALVALGRRRQ from the coding sequence ATGGATACGAAGCCAGCGCGTGCGTCGGTTCTGGCGCTGTTACTCATCGCGAGTGTCGCTGTCGGGGGTATCGGTACTGCGACTGCCGATACAGCGGTCAAGGTCACCGTTGTCACACAGGGTGGCAACCCTGTCAGCGGTGCGACGCTGAACGCAACCTGGGACGGTGGTTCGACGACCGCAACGACGGTAAGTAACGGTCAGACGTTCATCGACGTACCCGAAGACAAAGAAGTCGCGATTGAGGTCCAGTCCGACAGTTACGTTCGAAACGACCCGTACGTGATCGAAAACCCGGGAGATGTCGGTGACGATGGTGTCGAGATCGGGGTCTACGAGGACGCTCTGGCGACGATCACCGTCGAAAACACGCAGGGGAACGCAGTCCCGAACGCGGAGGTGACGCTCGTGAAAAACGATTTCGCCGTCATCGACGGCAAAACCGACCAGAACGGACAGATCGAATCCGACTACATCGAGGTCGGAACGGACGAACCCTACGAACTGACGGTGGAAAAGCGAGGGTATCTCAGCAATACGACGACCCTTCAGGTACAGGGACACGTCCGTCCGACCGTGACGCTGCAGCGGGGGCAAGTCCAGGCTTCGATCACTGTCGTCGATCCGTACTTCGATCCGCCACGCCCGATCGAAAACGTGACTGTCCAGGTCGGATCGGTGGCCACGAGTCAGACGCTCTCGAACGGTGCCCAGACGTTCCAGGTTCCGGTCAACTCAGAACCGACCGTGGCGCTCTCGAAACCCGGGTACGCCTCTTCGGAAGCCGCGCTGGTCGTCGAGGAGTCGTCGGTCGATGAGACGTTCTACATCTCACGAGCGCCCAACCTGACGGTGGACCGGTCCGCGGACCAGGTCGTCGTCGGTGAGAACGTCGAACTCAACGTCACCGACGAGTACGACGACCCCGTCCCGAACGCCACCGTCACGCTCGACGGAACCGAGGTCGGAACGACGAACGTCCGGGGACTGGTCACGGTCCCCGTCGAGTCGGCCGGCGAACTGACCTACACCGTGACGGCGAAAGGCACGTCCGAATCAGTCACGGTGGTCGGTTTCGATCCGGACGCGACCGACACGCCTTCGCCGACGACCGAGCAGCCCACGACCGAGACGACTGAGGCGGATGATACTGGCTCCGCGTTCGGTCCCGGCTTCGGGGTCGTCGCCGCACTCGTTGGACTTCTCGCACTCGTGGCACTCGGCCGTCGCCGACAGTAA
- a CDS encoding energy-coupling factor ABC transporter ATP-binding protein, translating to MHDVEFSIYPNEVVALIGGNGAGKSTLLEHLNATLVPDDGELLVDGTPITEDNKAHARKEVGFVFQDADTQLVAPTVLDDVLFGLQNYGVPGDEARARAREALATVDASHLEDRIPHYLSGGEKRLVGLAGVLVLEPSVVVLDEPLAGLDPERSRLVADRIAQIHEEGISVVLSTHDLEFAAEVADRVCVMVDGNVAGSGTPREVFYDGALLAKANLHPPAPVRVAREAGLDARAQPVTEADLVALLERPNPASIPADGS from the coding sequence ATGCACGACGTGGAGTTCTCGATCTATCCCAACGAAGTCGTCGCCCTGATCGGTGGCAACGGCGCGGGGAAGTCGACGCTGCTCGAACACCTGAACGCGACGCTCGTGCCCGACGACGGCGAACTACTCGTCGACGGTACGCCGATCACTGAGGACAACAAAGCGCACGCCCGGAAGGAGGTTGGGTTCGTCTTCCAGGACGCAGACACGCAGCTCGTCGCGCCCACGGTCCTCGACGACGTGCTGTTCGGCCTCCAGAACTACGGCGTCCCCGGTGACGAAGCGAGAGCGCGAGCGCGTGAGGCGCTCGCGACCGTCGACGCGAGCCACCTCGAAGACCGGATCCCTCACTATCTCAGCGGTGGCGAGAAGCGCCTCGTCGGTCTCGCCGGCGTCCTCGTGCTCGAACCGAGTGTCGTGGTACTGGACGAACCGCTCGCAGGGCTCGACCCCGAGCGCTCTCGGTTGGTCGCCGACCGAATCGCGCAGATCCACGAGGAGGGGATCAGTGTCGTCCTGTCGACGCACGACCTCGAATTCGCCGCCGAGGTCGCAGACCGTGTCTGCGTGATGGTCGATGGCAACGTCGCGGGCAGTGGCACGCCCCGGGAAGTGTTCTACGACGGCGCTCTCCTGGCGAAGGCGAACCTGCACCCGCCGGCCCCAGTCCGTGTCGCTCGCGAGGCGGGACTCGACGCGCGTGCACAGCCGGTGACGGAAGCAGACCTCGTCGCACTCCTCGAAAGACCCAATCCAGCCTCGATACCGGCGGACGGCAGTTGA
- a CDS encoding DUF6360 family protein yields the protein MADRILRVNAYTTFDLLDAVVEGHGFEEEAFAVLNVTAPRNDPDHVELQLELDNTQLSEVPAHAERVTLSAGQARELAAELDKYAEKVERAQAEGE from the coding sequence ATGGCCGATCGAATCCTGCGGGTCAACGCCTACACGACCTTCGACCTGCTCGACGCAGTGGTCGAAGGGCACGGCTTCGAGGAGGAGGCCTTCGCCGTCCTGAACGTGACGGCCCCGCGGAACGATCCCGATCACGTCGAGTTACAGCTCGAACTGGACAACACCCAGCTCTCGGAAGTTCCCGCGCACGCCGAGAGAGTTACGCTGTCGGCAGGCCAGGCCCGGGAGCTGGCCGCGGAGCTGGACAAGTACGCCGAGAAGGTCGAACGCGCGCAAGCAGAAGGGGAGTAG
- a CDS encoding Hsp20/alpha crystallin family protein yields the protein MRRDDRDDPFDDFFRELERMMNEMTNGDFDMHVERQAADGGRAPSRDIHLDIYEEDEAVRVVADIPGVEKEAIDLKCDGEELTIDASGSEREYFERVRLPVAVDEHSASATYNNGILEVSFDRRDSSADIDLS from the coding sequence ATGAGACGAGACGACCGTGACGACCCGTTCGACGATTTCTTTCGGGAACTCGAACGGATGATGAACGAGATGACCAACGGCGACTTCGACATGCACGTCGAGCGCCAGGCGGCCGACGGCGGGCGCGCGCCGAGCCGTGACATCCACCTGGATATCTACGAGGAAGACGAGGCCGTCCGGGTCGTCGCGGACATCCCCGGCGTCGAGAAGGAAGCGATCGATCTGAAGTGCGACGGCGAGGAACTGACCATCGACGCCTCCGGTTCCGAGCGAGAGTACTTCGAGCGGGTCCGGCTGCCGGTCGCCGTCGACGAGCACTCGGCGAGTGCGACCTACAACAACGGGATTCTGGAAGTCTCCTTCGACCGACGGGACAGTTCGGCCGACATCGATCTCTCCTGA
- a CDS encoding class I SAM-dependent methyltransferase — translation MVDKRTVRDGYDALVDDYAAQRTDDSDDVEALASFLDDLPDGSRLLDAGCGQGIPVLASLDGVSGVGLDISHGQLARASENAPAAALAQGDMTRLPFADDAFDAVTALWSVIHVPEGDHRTVFEEFARVLRPGGRLLLVEGTDEWRGTNPDWLGGGAAMEWHIAGPEATREQLRAVGFEILVERTIGDSLEEDAAWTLFEADC, via the coding sequence ATGGTCGACAAGCGGACGGTACGCGACGGCTACGACGCGCTGGTCGATGACTACGCCGCCCAGCGAACCGACGACAGCGACGACGTCGAGGCACTGGCGTCGTTTCTCGACGACCTGCCCGATGGCAGTCGACTGCTCGACGCCGGCTGTGGACAGGGGATACCCGTGCTCGCCAGCCTCGACGGCGTGAGCGGTGTCGGCCTCGACATCTCACACGGTCAACTCGCCCGGGCCAGCGAGAACGCGCCGGCCGCGGCGCTCGCACAGGGCGACATGACACGACTGCCGTTCGCCGACGACGCGTTCGACGCCGTGACGGCGCTGTGGTCGGTGATTCACGTTCCCGAGGGCGACCACCGGACGGTCTTCGAGGAGTTTGCGCGCGTTCTCCGGCCGGGTGGTCGGCTGCTACTCGTCGAAGGGACCGACGAGTGGCGCGGGACGAACCCGGACTGGCTCGGCGGTGGCGCGGCGATGGAGTGGCACATCGCCGGTCCCGAGGCGACTCGCGAGCAGTTGCGAGCGGTCGGCTTCGAGATCCTGGTCGAACGGACGATCGGCGACTCGCTGGAAGAGGACGCGGCCTGGACGCTGTTCGAGGCCGACTGCTAG
- a CDS encoding YMGG-like glycine zipper-containing protein has protein sequence MGSRIKRALSRAKYAAIGASIGAFVGALISRNAASTGAGLGALVGATVGEKRVDVDEFVGNVRDRKEKKAADEA, from the coding sequence ATGGGTTCCCGAATCAAGCGAGCACTCAGCCGTGCAAAGTACGCAGCAATCGGCGCCTCGATCGGCGCATTCGTCGGCGCGCTCATCAGTCGCAACGCAGCCAGCACCGGTGCCGGTCTCGGTGCACTCGTCGGTGCGACCGTCGGCGAGAAGCGCGTCGACGTCGACGAGTTCGTCGGTAATGTCCGCGACCGCAAGGAAAAGAAGGCAGCCGACGAGGCCTAA